The following is a genomic window from Prevotella sp. E13-17.
TCTGTGCGTTCTCGCAGTGACGCTGCATGCGCAGATGGAGTGTCTCCAGACCTAAGTTCAGGAGGAATGCGTTGTGGGGTGAGGGGATAGAACCTAAGTCACGCATGAGCTGGGCGGTGAGCTTAGTCATGTAGGCCATCTTACCAAATGCCTTAGTGTAGGTCAGTCCGTGGTACGATTCGTCGGGCTGGCACAGTCCGGGGAACTTATCAGCATGAGCATCCCAGTCGAAGTTGCCACTATCTACCACGCAACCACCTACCTGAGTGGCATGTCCATCCATATACTTTGTGGTAGAGTGGGTTACGATATCGGCACCCCATTCGAAAGGACGGCAGTTGATAGGTGTTGGGAAGGTGTTGTCCACGATGAGGGGAACACCATGCTTATGAGCTATGCGAGCGAACTTCTCGATGTCGAGAACCTTACAGCCTGGGTTTGAGATGGTTTCGCCAAAGAGAGCCTTGGTGTTAGGACGGAAAGCCTTTTCAATCTCCTTCTCGCTGGCTTCAGGCGATACGAAGGTGCATTCGATACCCAATTTCTTCAGCGTAACGCCAAAGAGGTTGTAGGTACCACCATAAATCTCGTTTGAGGTAACGATATGGTCGCCAGCCTCACAGATATTGAATACGGCGTAGAAGTTGGCTGCCTGACCACTAGATGTCAGCATAGCAGCCACACCACCCTCCAGCGCAGCAATCTTCTTGGCTACAGCATCGTTGGTGGGGTTTTGCAGTCGGGTGTAGAAGTAACCTTCCTTCTTCAGGTCGAAGAGATCGGCCATCTCTTCTGTGTTGTCATACTTGAATGTAGTGCTTTGATAGATAGGCAGCACACGTGCCTCACCGTTTTGTGGTTCCCATCCTGCCTGTACGCAGAGTGTACCACGAGTCAAGTCCTTGTAATCCATTTTTGTCTTTTATACCTTAATGTAAATGTAATCCCTTGTATATGTGTGTGTTTTTATCCCAATGATGTTTATTCCTGAGCCATTTTCAGCAACAGCTTTGCTTCCTCATCGCCTTTGGCACAATCTTCCTTCAGGTTTGCCAATACCTTGTCGCCCCCCTTGGGATTCCTAATGGAGCGTTTCAACCACGTTTTCGCTTTCTTCTGGTCGGCAGTAGTCCCCTTGCCTTTCATGTAGCAACGTCCCAGCTGAAACTGCGCTTTTGCATAGCCCTGCTCGGCAGATTTCTGATACCAGGCGAAAGCTTTCTTATTGCTCTCTGTCACGCCGTTGCCCTTGTCGAAGCAGCGACCTATGCGATACTGGGCCTTCTTGTGGCCTTTTTCGGCTGCAGGCATCAGTTTCTGAAATGCCTGTTCGTATTTCTTAGCATCATAGAGGGCCTTGCCTTCCTCATAGAGCTTGTCGGCATTCTGGGCGCTAAGTCCCATGTTGCCAAGGAGAATAAAGACTCCTATAAGTAGTAGTCTGATTGTTTTCATATTCTATTAATCGTCTAATTCTACAGATTCTATACCTTGGATAGCCTCGCCAGAGCAGGCATTAGGTTGTTGGATGCGCAGTATGTGGCAGATGGTGGGTGCAATATCGTTGATGTGTACCTCGCGTGATGTGTAGCCCTTGTTGACGTGCCAGCCGTAAAAGAGTAGGGGAATGTGGGCATCGTCGGGCGTCCAGGTGCCATGTGTGGTGCCTGTGGGCGAAGACCACTTGCCATATTGGTAGTAGTTGGGCTCCAAGATGATAAGGATGTCGCCAGAGCGTCGAGGGTGATAGCCCATCAAGGCCATGTTCATCAGTCGTTCGGGCAGGCTGCTGGTGCGCAGCTGTTGGTAGTCAACAGCCGTGACTACATGAGGTGACGTACGCAGATAGTCAATCAAGACCTCTTTCACGCGTTTCTCATCGAGTCCTTGTTGCTTGATTGACTGATGATTCAAGAAGATGCGATAGTCCAATAAATCGGCAATCACCTTTTGGGTTGCTCCCAGTTGGCTGGCCACTTCTTTTTCTGCATTCGTGATCAGAGCATCCGAATCCCAGCCGCCAGCTGCCAGTTTATGCTCCTGCATGAACTGCCAGTTGTGTGCAGCACCATGATCTGCCGTCAGGAAAACCAGATAGTTGCCTTTGCCCACCTGTTGGTCGAAAGCTTGCAACAGACGTGCGATGTCTTTGTCCAGCTCAATATATGCCTCGTCGGTATGAGCGCCGCGGGTGCCCCATTTGTGTCCGATGAGGTCTGTCTGCGAGAAGCTGATGCAGAGCATGTCAGTGCTCTCGCCCTTTCCCAGTTGCTCACCCTTCAGTGCAGCAATGGCCATATCTGCGGTTAGATGACCGCAAAGCGGATACTCGCCAATCTGTGAGCCGATGTCTTTTAGTTCCTTGTTTTTGGCCAGTTGCTTGTTCAGCTGCTTGACATAGTCAGGCAATTCATTCATATAATATGTACTGCTGACGAAACACAGCGCTTTGGTATCTAACCAATAGGCTGCATTGGCAGCGTGTCCGGCAGGCAGAATGGCAGCTCGGTCTTTGTAGCTGACGCCAACCACTTTCGAACGGAAGTCGGTGTGCAGACGTAGTTGGTCGCCAATAGTGGTAGCGAGCAAGTTGCGAGGCGACATCTGTCCCTTGTCTGTATCAGAACCTACGGTCTGCTCTTTTTCGTCTTTTGTGCAATAGACAGACTTTCCGTCAATATAAAAGTTGTTGCCGCAGATGCCATGAAAGGCAGGAGTGGTGCCCGTATAGACCGAAGTATGTCCAATAGCGGTGATGGTAGGCACATAGTTAATCAGACAGTTGTTGCATGAATAGCCATCGTCCAACAGGCGCTTGATGCCATCATCCTGAAGACGGTCGTAGTATCTATACAGGTAGTCCCAGCGCATTTGGTCCACCACGATACCTACTACCAGTTTGGGCTTGTCTGCCCAGCATGTAGCAGCAAGGCATAATTGCAGGCATGCTGCAAAAAAGAGTCTTTTCTTTATCATAGTTATAGGTCTATTATATTAATCATATTACTTAAAACTATCAAGCTTCTTAATCCAGTACGTTCTGACATCTTCCCAACGATAGTATGGATAGGTGGACGTCTGGACGGGTAGGGTGGCCTCACGCTCGTTGAGCAGCGCCTTAACCAACACGTCGCCACGGCCTCTTTTAGGCTTGTAGAATATCAGTTGAATATTGCAAGCCATAGGAAATATCTTATAGTTCTGCCAGCGATATTCCACGTCTTCGAGGCGTTCTACAACGGCACCGCAGGAGTCAAGTTCCATCAGACAAGCCAGTGGCAGCACGCATACCTCATGACCAAAGCGCAGGGTGGCCTGTGGCTTTCTCAGTGACACGCAGGTGTCGGCTGTCTCTATGATGTTAGTCAGAAGGTTGAACTGTGAGAATGGCATCACACCTTCTGTCAGTGGCGATGGACCGTAGTTCTTGTACCATCCTGCATTCTGAATGCGCCACATGTCATATAGCTCGTCAAGGGTGAAGAGATCCATCATGTTTTCCTTGTTGTCATGACTCTGCATGTTGATGATCACTTCGAAGAGCTGGCGCATCAGTGTTGGCGCATCGATGTTCTTGCTGGTCCATTCTGCATCGTTGAACAGCGCTTTCATGAGACGTTCTGGATGGGTGTGTTGATCTCTGAAAGCGAACAGCAGGCTGTCGCCCTTGTGTCGGCTTTCTTTCACGATTCCTTCCAGAGGCTGATTCAAGTAGTATTGTAGCGACTCGCTTACGTCGTTGTGAATATGGGCTGTGGGATTGGCTGCCATCAGTTCTTCGCATTCGGCCACCATCGACAGAATGCAGCGGTTCACGGTGGTAGAACGAGCGTCAATCTGCACCCCTTTTGATTTTATAAATATTTCGGGAAAATGTTCTGCCATGCGGCGTCCTATGTCATGATGCTGGCGTTCGCCCACAGTCGTGAGGTCGCCAAAGCGCTTGACAGTGGACTTCTCAAAGCACTTCAACTGGTTCAATGTTCTCTCGCCCAGAATGGTCAGTTTGTCCTCCTCATGTGCCTTTAGCAAAGGCTTAATCACGTTCTTGTAGCTATTGGTATCAATGAGCCAGCGCGAACCGTGACGGCCGTAGTGCGACATGTAGAAAGGAACATAGCCGCGTGGCGCCTTTGTGTATTTGAAATTTGGTAGCTGACGGTTGTAGTCAATATAGTTTGACCCCGCCAAATAGGGGTTCTTTCTAATGTCTTCGCGAGCAGATTGGGCCTGAAGCACCATGCTACAAAGGAGAGATAGTAGTAATATGATCGTTCTCATGTCTCATTATATTATAATGGTGCAAAGTTATAAAAAAGAAATGAAAGCCCGTTATGTTTCTCACTTTTTCTGTCTGTTTGCCCCCTATTTAACGGTCGCTGACATTTTTTGCTGTTTTTTATCCACCTTTTTGCAACACCTTTCAGTGGAAAGCCTTATATTTGCAGCCGATATTATATTTCAAATTAAAGATATCTGCAATGATGAAGAAGTCAATAATAACCCTTGTTGCATTGTTTGCTGTCATGACAGCTGGTGCACAGCAGCCAGATACACTGCGATTCATGAACAGCTATAGGCAGTTTGTGAACTGTGTCGCAGCAAAACCAATTCTCACCAAGCATGTGGCAGACTCGCTGATAGCGCGCCAAGATACGCTGCGTCGCCAGTATCGTAAGGTGAAACCTTTGCTCACAAATGCCCAAGTGGAGGAATATAATCGCCTGAAAGGTCGCTACACGAAAAAAATGTTGGAATATCGTGGCAATCGCGTCGGAGATGGACTTAGTGCCACTGGTGACAGTATTGCCAATACAGCAGGTAGAGTGGGGAGCGCTGTGGGCGGATTCTTCAAAGGATTATTTAATAAATAGATATTCGAGAATCACCAAAATCGATAGAGACAATGATGAATTACCTGGAAATAGCAGCTGTTGTTATCCTCGTTGTGATAGGTTTTTTTATCTATCGCAACAAAGCAAATGAGGAACGTTGAATTGTTAAAGTTCGTTTAAAGCAGCACGTAAAACGTACTTTTTGATGAAAAAAGTCGTAACTTTGCAGTTCAAAACAACGTAGAAAGCGTGAAAATACAACAAGTGCTGAGCGCCCTTGAACAGTTCGCGCCCCTGCCGCTGCAGGAAAGCTGGGATAATGCTGGCTTGCAGATTGGATTAACAGAGGCGGAGGTTTCAGGGGCATTATTGTGTCTAGACGTGACCGAACGCATACTCGATGAGGCTATTGCCAAGGGATGCAACCTGGTTGTCAGTCACCATCCATTGCTGTTTCGCGGACTGAAACAGGTGGTGGGTGCGACTGATGTCCAGCGTACTGTCATGAAGGCCATCAAGAACGATATATGTATCGTTTCTATGCACACGAATTTAGATAATGCCCAGGGCGGTGTAAACTTCAAAATCGCTGAGCGGTTGGGACTTGAAAACGTCAAGTTCTTTGCTGAAAAATCTGTCGATGGTCTGACATGCGGAAGCGGTGTTGTCGGACAACTGCCCGAGGCGATGGCTGCAGACGATTTCGTGTTGATGGTAAAACGTCAGTTGGAGGCCGAGAGTGCCATGTGCAACGAGTTGCTGCGCCGACCAGTAAAGCGAGTCGCAATATGCGGTGGTGCTGGTGATTTCCTGCTTGATGAAGCTGTAAAACAGGGTGCAGACGCCTTTCTTACGGGTGAAATGCACTATCATCAGTACTTTGGCTATGAACAGCAGATACAGATTTGTGTGGTCGGTCACTACGAAAGTGAGCACTTCACTTGTCAACTTTTCAGCGAGATACTGGCTCAGGCCTGTCCAGAGGTAAAAACCTTTGTTGCAGAGACAAATACAAATCCAATATTATACATTTAAGGCCCATGCCCCTGTGGTGGCCTCCTCCTGCTAAGGAGGATAAGAGGGGGGCTTCATTATGGCAAAGAAAGATCCTACAGACTTGTCAGTAGAAGAGAAACTGAAAACGCTCTTCCAGTTGCAGACTGCCTTGTCGTCTATCGATGAGAAGAAAGCGCTGCGTGGTGAGTTGCCTCTTGAGGTAGAAGACTTGGAGGCAGAAATCGAAGGCTTGACCACACGTATTGATCGTATCAAGAGCGAAGTTAAAGATTTTGAGCGTGCCATCTCACAGAAAAAAGGCGAAATCGTTGAGGCTCAGAATAGCGTAGAGCGCTATAAGCAGCAACTTGATGAGGTTCGCAACAACCGTGAGTACGACACTCTTTCAAAGGAAATTGAATTCCAGTCGTTGGAGATTGAACTCTGCAACAAGAAGATTAGCGATGCTCAGAAAATGATTGCCGAAAAGAACCATGAGCTGGAAGCCAGTGAACTGGTGCTTGGCGAGAAGCAGGGCGACCTGGATCTGAAGAAGAATGAGCTGGACGAAATCATGGATGAGACACGTGCTGAGGAGGAAAAACTGAAAGAAAAGGCACATGAACTGGAGGCTAAGATTGAGCCGCGTCTGCTCACTTCTTTTAAGCGTATCCGCAAGAATGCTCGCAATGGTCTGGGTATCGTCTATGTACAGCGTGATGCATGTGGTGGTTGTTTTAATAAGATTCCACCTCAGCGTCAGTTGGATATCAAAATGCACAAAAAGGTTATCGTATGCGAGTACTGCGGGCGCATTCTTATTGATCCAGAATTAGCAGGTGTAAAGGCGGATAAACCTGCCACAGAGGAGAAAAAGACACGTCGTCGCTCGTCAACCGTACGTAAGACTTCAAACTCGAAGAAAAGCTCGGATGCCAACGATATGGACTAATATCCGATAGCTTTTTATCTTAAATTAGTTCGGTATAGTGGGGAATGTTCTGTAAAAAAGAATATTCCCCTTTTTCGTAATCCATGTGGCAGCAGAAATGTTGCAGACCGTTGGATACTACTAAGTAGTCAACATGTAACAGGCGGTTATAAACTGTTATTTGGTCGAAAACGCGTTGTGTAATCTCAATCTCTGGGGCTTTATATTCAATAATCATGATGGGTTGCATCTCCTTATTATATAATAAGGTGTCGCAACGCAGCTTTTTCTCACCTACACGTAGTTCAACCTCATTAGCCAGCAGCCCTCGGGGGTAGCTTTTCTGCTCAACCAGAAAATGCGTAAAATGCTGGCGCACCCATTCTTCGGGGGTCAGTGCTACGTATTTTCGGCGTAAAAAGTCGAAAATCTCATATCGCTGGCTGTTCTTGCGCAATTTTATGTCGAACGCAGGTAGGTTTATTCGATTCATTTTTGTAATTTTGCAGCAAAAGTACAAAAATAATTCTGAAACCGCTATGGCCGAGACCAAAAATGTGACCTTCGAGAGCATTATGCGTGAGCTGATGGACGGCAAATTTCGTCCTATCTATTACTTGCATGGCGACGAATCATACTATATAGACAAGATCTGTGACTATATAGCAGAGAATGCTTTGAAGCCTGAAGAACGTGACTTCAATCAAACGATTCTTTTTGGAAGTGATACCAGCGCATCGCAGATTGCTGATGCAGCTCGGCGCTATCCAATGATGGCCGAACGTCAGGTGGTGATCGTGAAAGAGGCTCAGAACCTGAAAAGCACAGATGCACTTGAGAAGTATATCAAGCAGCCACTGGCCAGTACGGTGCTCGTTGTTTGCCATAAAAACGGCAAGATAGATGGTCGAAAACGTGAGTTGGTGAAGGCTATACAGGAGGCGGGTGTGCTCTTTGAAAGCAGCAAACTGCGTGAGCGTGAGTTGCCTCATTTCATCGAGAGCTATCTCAAGCGTCGTGGGGTAGGCATTGATCCTAAGTCGGTCCAGCTCATTGCAGATGCTATTGGAGCCGATTTAAGCCGACTGACCAGCGAACTGGATAAGGTGATGCTCAGCCTGCCGGAAAACGATCGTCGCATCACCCCACAGGTTGTGGAGGACCAGATAGGGGTGAGCAAAGACTTCAATGGTTTCGAACTGAGAGATGCGATAGTTAATCGAAATGTTTTTAAAGCCAATCAGATAATCAACTATTTTTACAAGAATCCGAAGGCTGGAAGCATCTACTCGTTTCTCCCAATGATCTTTAATTACTTCCAAAATCTGATGCTGGCGTTTTATTCGCCCAAAAAAGGTAGCCAGGAGGGCGTGGCAGAGTGGTTGGAATTGAAATCTCCATGGGCTGCCAAAGACTACATGACTGGCATGAGAAATTACTCGGCGATGAAAGTGATGCAGATCATTTCCAAACTACGCGAAATTGATGCCAAAAGTAAGGGTTTGGACAATCCAAATACGCCTCCAGAGGAGCTAATGAAGGAATTAATTTTCTACATTTTGCACTAAAAAAACACATTTTCCACTCTATTTTTATCTAGAACGAGCACTCCTGAGGGGTGCTTTTTTGGGTGCTAACTGTCTTTGTATTCAGGCATTTAGATTCATTTTACCCCCTTCAAAACTCGCGTATTTTTAATCGTTCGAATGCTCGCCCAGAATTTTCAAGCTATGCGATTTTTGCGTGTTTTGGGCACGCTTAAATTTAGTGTTAGCATTTATTAAGATTTCATTTTCTGAACTTTGAGAGTTTAAAATTCAAAACTTTCATGCTAATTTAGCATTCAAATAGCTGAAATTTAAGATTTAAAACACTAAATCAAACATAATAAATTTAAATATGAAAATACAAATATCCGTATTTAAACTTATATATTCATAAATATGCAACTATGTATATATAGTTTTAAATGACTGAAAAACAATCAGTTAAGTATAATTTGCTATAAAAATTATATCCTTTACACCCTTATACTCCCCTTATTCGCCGTATATCCTGTATATAGTACCTTTTAGTATGTAAATACCCTATTAAAAGCCAGTTAGTTAGCTAAAAATCATTCTAATATAGCTTTGTAATGCTTTAATCATTGAAATTTTAATTTATGAATTTAAACGGGCATATTTACATCTATGCTCTTTTATTTTGCAAATGTAAAACAATAAATTCAAAGTTTTATATTTTAAATTTCTCTTTAAATTTGTTGCGCGTATCAAATTTTTGTTTTACCTTTGTAAACCGAAAGAAAACATGCCTTTTTAGGCCTAAACCATACTCATGACTGATATGAAGGACAGAATTAGACAGATTATGGAGTCTCAACACATGACTCAACAGGTGTTCGCCGACTTCATAGGAACCACCCCAGCAACCCTGAGTGGTATCTTCAATGATCGCACCCGCCCCACCATTAACATCGTAGAAGCCATCAAGAAGAAAATTCCTAACATCAATACCGATTGGCTTCTTTTTGGTACTGGCGACATGTATCAGCACTCCTCTACCCCGGATGAGGAGGCACAGTTATCGCCTGAAAATGGTGCTCAAGGGGGGCTTTTTTCATCCGAACAGATGTTGGATTTCTCTGGAAATCCTGCTCCTATGCCTCAAAATGCGGTTCAGACACCCCATTTTTATAATGGTGTAAGAAATACACACTTGGAAAATGTGCGCGAAGAGGTAAGAATAGTTGACAAACAGCCTCGTAAAGTTACGGAGATACGGGTTTATTACGATGATCAGACCTGGGAGAGCTTTGTTCCCTCCAAAAAATGATAAATTAGCTTGATTTTTTCTTTTATAATTGCTTTTAGCCTCCAAATGTTGCATTTGGGGGCTTTTTTCGTCTTATGAGCTTAGCCTGCTTCGGTAGTGCGGAAGGTATAGCTCGACATCCGGCTTGGAAAGTCAAATTTTCAACCTGTGCGGTTGTTTCTTAGTTCGAACCTTGCGCAGCCCCTCCCCTCCCATGTAGGGGAGGGGTCGGGGGTGGGGTCAGTGTTGTTGTTCTAACTGCCAATGGAGATACAGACCCCACCCCCCAGCCCCTCCCCTTGAAGGGAGGGGAGTTCGCGGATGATATATGCAATTTATAGAATATACCCCAAAAAGGAATCTTTCGTACTGCGTGGTTGATAATCCAAGGACTCCGTAGGCGCTCCTGATACGTGCCGACAGGGTGCTGATGAAGAATTCTCCTTGGAAGCTTTACAAGTCCCCTCCAGCTGCCCTTAATGGGCTTCTCGAGCATGCAACAAGAAGTGGCTTCGCTTTCTTCTTAATGATGTTGTTTGGAAATCAAATTCTCAACGGTGAGAATTGGACATAGGTATCCCTGCTCGCAAGGATGTCCTTGTGAGAAAAAATACGCCCATAGGGGCTAAAAATAAGCTGTTGTGGGTGGTCAGGCCCTCTTGTTCCGCCGCCAAACAGGTAGATAGACATCTTTTTAATACCTTTTGTGTTTAGCAGTCGCATGCAGCCACTCTGGGCATCTGACATAAAAATATAGAGGGGAACCTGCGCATTGTTTGTCTCACAGACAACAGAGGTCGGTCGTCCTTTGTTGGCGTTCGTGCGATATGTGGGATCGGTGAGCTTCTGTAAGTCCAGAAGTTCAGCCTTTCCTGGCGTCTGGTCGAAGTCGTAGGCATAGATGCCTTCGCTTTCGCCGTGGGTTGTGGTCTCAATGGTCATTGCCAGTGCCTGCTGTGTTTGTGCGCACAGGATGCAGAGCATTGAGATGATAAATATATATAGATGCCTCATAGGCAGTATAGTCTTTGGAAGTAATATTTTCAAAATATCTCTGCAAAGATAGTGTTTTTTTTCGAAAACACCAAAAGTTCTTGAATTTTTTTCATGCTAAAGCATGAAAGTTGTAAAAACAACCCCCTCTAAATCTCCCCGAGGGGAGACTTAACACCCCTCCCTCGGGAGGGGTTGGGGAGGGGTTAATTCATACAACTTGCCACGCCGAGGCTGGTGGCAATCGCCGTAAGGATGGCGATAATAGTTTGCAATACAAACTTCCAAGTTTCCAGTTTCTTCATTGTATAATCAAATTTAATTTTTATATTTGCACTCGTTAACAACATCAAGGAAGTGGAATAAGGCCGATTCTTCATTCGTCATAAGACAGTATACTATGTTCTGCCCCCACTCCTTAACATCCGAATCCGGACAGTTCACTGGGCTTTGACCCCGCATTTGCAATGATGGCTCCAAGATGTTTTGATGTTGCATATTATTTAAATTGTTATTGTTATGACTTACATTGGTATCGACGTCAGCAAGGACACTTTCGTTGTCGCTTATTCTCCAGACAAGAACAGCAAGACGAAGACATTCAAGAACACCACCAGAGGTATTCATGAGTTCATCAGGACCATCTCCAAGGGTGAGCACCACTGTATCATGGAGGCCACAGGTAATTACAGTGCTCTGCTTGTCTATCTGCTTTCAGAGGCAGGTATTACGACAAGCCTGGAGAATCCTCTTAAAGTGAAGAACTTCGCCCGTGCAATGCTATCCACCGTCAAGACAGATGAGATAGATGCCCGTCTGATTGCTCTCTATGGAGAGAAAATGCAGCCTGCGCCTTACAAGCTCCGCAGCGATGCCATTCTTACACTTAAGCAGAAGCGCACAGTCATTCGCCAGCTCAAGAAACAACTCATTGCCACAAGGAACCTTAAAGGCTCGATGGAGGCACTGCCGTTCTTCGATGCCAAGTGCAGGAAGTCGGTCGAGAAGACCATTGCCTTCCTTGAGAAGCAAGTCAAAGACCTTGAAGAAGATCTTGCATCTCTTGCCAAGTCTGAGTACAAAAAGCAGATGGATTTGCTTACCTCTGTAAAAGGCATAGGCGTCACCCTTGCTGCTGCACTCATCATGGCCACCGGCGGCTTCACTTACTTTGATAATGCCAAGCAACTCACCCGTCATCTGGGATTGTCGCCTACATATCAGCAGTCCGGTACTTCAGTCAATTTCAAAGGTCACATCAACCGCAACGGAGACTCTTCTTTGAGGAGTCAGCTCTACGTGGCAGCATTCTCTTCTATAAGATGTAACACCGAGTGTAGAGCCTGCTATGACCGCTTGCGGTCTAAGGGTAAGCCTGGGAAAGTTGCTGTCATTGCCGTAGCAAATAAACTCATTCGGCAGGCTTTTGCCGTTGTCACTCAGGAGAAACCCTATGTCGATGGTTATGTATCTTCAAAGAAATAACTCCTGCATTCTCCCGAGGTATATCAGGATAGTAAAACTAATACCTAAAAAAACACCGAGGGGGTTGGGGGCGAGAAGCCCCCATAAGAAGCACGATATAGCATTAATTGCTAAATATCGTTAACCATATTCATTTTTCTTATTACAGTTCATAGTGTTATTCGGTTAATTGTTTGTTTTTAAAGGCCTACGGATTATACGGATTTTACAGATTGGATTTTTAACGGAGTAAAAATTTGTAAAATCCGTAACGCTCGGCTTTGCTACTTTTACAAGGGCGGAACGCCGACTAAAAGAATCCGTAGGTAAAATAAAGTTTTCATTGGTTGGAACGCCTATGGCGGAAGGTATAGCTCGACGGCCGACAGGGGGAGTTAAATTTTTCAACCTGTGCGGTTGTTTCCTTAGCTTGAACCTTGCGCAGCCCCTCCCCTCCCATGTAGGGGAGGGGTCGGGGGTGGGGTCAGTGTTGTTCTAACTGCCAATGGAGATACAGACCCCACCCCCAGCCCCTCCCCTTGAAGGGAGGGGAGTGCCTACGGAGTCCTCGGATTTTCAACCAACCCCCTCTAAATCTCCCCGAGGGGAGACTTAACCCCCTCCCTCGGGAGGGTCGGGGAGGGGTTAGTTCATACAACTCGCCACGCCGAGGCTAGTAGCGATTGCCGTAAGCACGGCGATGATGGTCTGCACAATAAATTTCCAAGTTTCAATTTTGTTTTTCATGGTAATAAAAAAAATTAATAGTTGAGAGTTCTTTCTGAGGAAAGCGAGCAAGCTCGAGCGGAGAACTGAGAACTGAGAGGTGTTGCGCCTACTGCGCAAACTCAACGATGAGAGTAAAAGCGCCCCTCCCTACAGGGAGGGGAACGGGGGTGGGTCTGTTTGTTTAGTCCTCATTCTCCCCCTGCTCCTTTTCCTTTTCACTTGCGTCAGGCTCAATCTCGAAGCGAGCGTTCTTCATGAACGTAGGACTAGCGTACTCCGAGAACTTCTTCTTGTCGCCGTTGAACTTCACCTGCAGGTGCTTGATGTTCTGCACTCCGAACTCTTCCGCCGATTCAGCACCCCAGGTACTCATCTTCAGCGAGAACGTGCCCAGACCGTCGAGCTTGATCTTGTAGCCCTCGTGCAGCAGCTCCTCGAAGCAGAGCACGAAGCGCTCGATGACACCCTTCACCACATCGGAGGTGTAGATGGTACCGTGCTTGGAGATGTGGCGGCACAGGTCGTCGGTAGAGAGCGTCTCGTTGTAGTTCACGCGTCC
Proteins encoded in this region:
- a CDS encoding O-acetylhomoserine aminocarboxypropyltransferase/cysteine synthase family protein, encoding MDYKDLTRGTLCVQAGWEPQNGEARVLPIYQSTTFKYDNTEEMADLFDLKKEGYFYTRLQNPTNDAVAKKIAALEGGVAAMLTSSGQAANFYAVFNICEAGDHIVTSNEIYGGTYNLFGVTLKKLGIECTFVSPEASEKEIEKAFRPNTKALFGETISNPGCKVLDIEKFARIAHKHGVPLIVDNTFPTPINCRPFEWGADIVTHSTTKYMDGHATQVGGCVVDSGNFDWDAHADKFPGLCQPDESYHGLTYTKAFGKMAYMTKLTAQLMRDLGSIPSPHNAFLLNLGLETLHLRMQRHCENAQKIAEFLKNDDRVAWVHYSGLEGDECHELAQKYLPNGSCGVIAFGLKGDRETAIRFMDSLKLICIVTHVADARTCVLHPASHTHRQLSDEQLREAGVAPDLIRLSVGIEDVNDLLADIKQAMEKI
- a CDS encoding tetratricopeptide repeat protein, with translation MKTIRLLLIGVFILLGNMGLSAQNADKLYEEGKALYDAKKYEQAFQKLMPAAEKGHKKAQYRIGRCFDKGNGVTESNKKAFAWYQKSAEQGYAKAQFQLGRCYMKGKGTTADQKKAKTWLKRSIRNPKGGDKVLANLKEDCAKGDEEAKLLLKMAQE
- a CDS encoding alkaline phosphatase family protein, which produces MIKKRLFFAACLQLCLAATCWADKPKLVVGIVVDQMRWDYLYRYYDRLQDDGIKRLLDDGYSCNNCLINYVPTITAIGHTSVYTGTTPAFHGICGNNFYIDGKSVYCTKDEKEQTVGSDTDKGQMSPRNLLATTIGDQLRLHTDFRSKVVGVSYKDRAAILPAGHAANAAYWLDTKALCFVSSTYYMNELPDYVKQLNKQLAKNKELKDIGSQIGEYPLCGHLTADMAIAALKGEQLGKGESTDMLCISFSQTDLIGHKWGTRGAHTDEAYIELDKDIARLLQAFDQQVGKGNYLVFLTADHGAAHNWQFMQEHKLAAGGWDSDALITNAEKEVASQLGATQKVIADLLDYRIFLNHQSIKQQGLDEKRVKEVLIDYLRTSPHVVTAVDYQQLRTSSLPERLMNMALMGYHPRRSGDILIILEPNYYQYGKWSSPTGTTHGTWTPDDAHIPLLFYGWHVNKGYTSREVHINDIAPTICHILRIQQPNACSGEAIQGIESVELDD
- a CDS encoding histidine phosphatase family protein, which codes for MRTIILLLSLLCSMVLQAQSAREDIRKNPYLAGSNYIDYNRQLPNFKYTKAPRGYVPFYMSHYGRHGSRWLIDTNSYKNVIKPLLKAHEEDKLTILGERTLNQLKCFEKSTVKRFGDLTTVGERQHHDIGRRMAEHFPEIFIKSKGVQIDARSTTVNRCILSMVAECEELMAANPTAHIHNDVSESLQYYLNQPLEGIVKESRHKGDSLLFAFRDQHTHPERLMKALFNDAEWTSKNIDAPTLMRQLFEVIINMQSHDNKENMMDLFTLDELYDMWRIQNAGWYKNYGPSPLTEGVMPFSQFNLLTNIIETADTCVSLRKPQATLRFGHEVCVLPLACLMELDSCGAVVERLEDVEYRWQNYKIFPMACNIQLIFYKPKRGRGDVLVKALLNEREATLPVQTSTYPYYRWEDVRTYWIKKLDSFK
- a CDS encoding Nif3-like dinuclear metal center hexameric protein, giving the protein MKIQQVLSALEQFAPLPLQESWDNAGLQIGLTEAEVSGALLCLDVTERILDEAIAKGCNLVVSHHPLLFRGLKQVVGATDVQRTVMKAIKNDICIVSMHTNLDNAQGGVNFKIAERLGLENVKFFAEKSVDGLTCGSGVVGQLPEAMAADDFVLMVKRQLEAESAMCNELLRRPVKRVAICGGAGDFLLDEAVKQGADAFLTGEMHYHQYFGYEQQIQICVVGHYESEHFTCQLFSEILAQACPEVKTFVAETNTNPILYI
- a CDS encoding zinc ribbon domain-containing protein; translation: MAKKDPTDLSVEEKLKTLFQLQTALSSIDEKKALRGELPLEVEDLEAEIEGLTTRIDRIKSEVKDFERAISQKKGEIVEAQNSVERYKQQLDEVRNNREYDTLSKEIEFQSLEIELCNKKISDAQKMIAEKNHELEASELVLGEKQGDLDLKKNELDEIMDETRAEEEKLKEKAHELEAKIEPRLLTSFKRIRKNARNGLGIVYVQRDACGGCFNKIPPQRQLDIKMHKKVIVCEYCGRILIDPELAGVKADKPATEEKKTRRRSSTVRKTSNSKKSSDANDMD
- a CDS encoding type I restriction enzyme HsdR N-terminal domain-containing protein, with protein sequence MNRINLPAFDIKLRKNSQRYEIFDFLRRKYVALTPEEWVRQHFTHFLVEQKSYPRGLLANEVELRVGEKKLRCDTLLYNKEMQPIMIIEYKAPEIEITQRVFDQITVYNRLLHVDYLVVSNGLQHFCCHMDYEKGEYSFLQNIPHYTELI